In Brevibacillus brevis, a genomic segment contains:
- a CDS encoding putative 2-aminoethylphosphonate ABC transporter ATP-binding protein, which yields MTQPYLHIQGIRKTFGKFVALASIDIEIEKNEFICLLGPSGCGKTTLLRILAGLEQPTSGRIFVGGRDITALPPAKRNFGMMFQSYALFPNLTAAQNIAYGLSAKKWSKKEIVEKVREVLGLIDLEHIRDKYPSQLSGGQQQRVALARAIALSPDFLLLDEPLSALDAKVRLKLRRELRSLHEKIGITTIMVTHDQDEALTMADRIVVMNNAEVVQVGSPQEVYERPNSPFVADFVGAINFLEESVLGSGGVSQDRLFAIRPENIHLTEHAAEYSLQAIVQDLEFRGSFYRVTLQLVNRQNGLLPQLVTIDLPVKQTHRMGLARDKQVAFELPMENLIAFDQAAVTKKTGSG from the coding sequence ATGACACAGCCCTATCTCCACATTCAAGGAATCCGAAAAACGTTTGGCAAGTTTGTAGCACTTGCGTCAATCGACATCGAAATCGAAAAGAATGAGTTCATTTGCCTGCTCGGTCCCAGCGGCTGCGGCAAGACGACATTGCTCCGCATCCTGGCGGGGCTGGAGCAGCCCACGAGCGGACGCATCTTCGTAGGCGGCCGAGACATCACGGCTCTCCCGCCAGCCAAACGAAACTTCGGGATGATGTTCCAGTCGTACGCGCTCTTTCCCAATCTGACGGCCGCACAAAATATCGCCTACGGGCTTTCAGCCAAGAAATGGTCGAAAAAAGAGATCGTGGAAAAGGTGCGGGAAGTGCTGGGACTGATCGATCTGGAGCACATCCGCGACAAGTATCCGTCGCAGCTTTCCGGCGGACAGCAGCAGCGAGTCGCTTTGGCGAGGGCCATCGCGCTGTCCCCCGACTTCCTGCTCCTGGATGAGCCGCTGTCTGCGCTGGACGCCAAAGTCCGCCTCAAGCTGCGCCGGGAGCTGAGAAGCCTGCACGAGAAGATCGGGATCACCACGATCATGGTGACGCACGACCAGGATGAAGCCTTGACGATGGCCGACCGTATCGTGGTGATGAACAATGCGGAGGTCGTCCAGGTCGGATCCCCGCAGGAGGTGTACGAGCGGCCGAACAGCCCGTTCGTCGCCGACTTCGTAGGGGCGATCAACTTCCTGGAGGAATCCGTGCTGGGCAGCGGAGGCGTGAGCCAGGACCGGCTGTTTGCGATCCGGCCGGAAAACATCCACCTGACCGAGCACGCTGCCGAGTACAGTCTCCAGGCGATCGTGCAAGACTTGGAGTTTCGCGGTTCGTTCTACCGCGTCACGCTGCAGCTGGTCAACCGCCAGAACGGGCTGCTCCCGCAACTGGTCACGATCGACTTGCCGGTCAAGCAGACGCATCGGATGGGACTTGCGCGCGACAAACAGGTCGCTTTCGAGCTGCCGATGGAAAACCTGATCGCGTTCGACCAGGCAGCCGTGACGAAGAAGACGGGGAGTGGTTGA
- a CDS encoding DeoR/GlpR family DNA-binding transcription regulator, translated as MSLAGEERKKIILDRLNGNGKVKTSELVETLQVSSETIRRYLEELERDNRLKRVYGGAIKTGYDQEEPSHLTREVAHADEKKRIARTAANLVQDNDVLLIDDGTTTMHMLPYLRSRKNLCLITISVPALNLLLEYQNQGLWSGDVYFLGGKVQARHFRSVGMHAERMMTDFFIDKSFLAIDGVQLEYGISSYDAEKALLARRFIENAKETIVLSDHSKIGVSTFYKVADLRETEIVVSDVHPPEEWANKLEATGVNWIVAE; from the coding sequence ATGTCTCTGGCCGGCGAAGAGCGCAAAAAAATCATCCTGGATCGGCTGAACGGCAATGGGAAAGTGAAAACCAGCGAGCTGGTGGAGACCTTGCAGGTATCCTCGGAGACGATCCGGCGATATCTGGAAGAGCTGGAGCGGGACAATCGGCTCAAGCGGGTGTACGGCGGGGCGATCAAAACCGGGTATGACCAGGAAGAGCCTTCCCACCTCACGCGGGAAGTCGCCCATGCGGACGAAAAGAAGCGCATCGCGCGCACCGCTGCGAATCTCGTGCAGGACAACGACGTGCTCCTGATCGATGACGGGACGACAACGATGCACATGCTGCCGTACCTGAGGAGCCGCAAGAACCTCTGCCTCATCACCATCTCTGTACCGGCCCTGAACCTTCTCTTAGAGTACCAAAACCAGGGACTGTGGTCGGGGGACGTCTACTTTCTCGGGGGCAAGGTGCAAGCCAGGCACTTTCGCTCCGTAGGCATGCACGCCGAAAGAATGATGACTGACTTTTTCATCGACAAGTCCTTTCTTGCGATAGACGGAGTCCAATTGGAGTACGGCATCTCCTCGTACGACGCGGAAAAGGCGCTGCTGGCCAGACGTTTCATCGAGAACGCAAAGGAGACGATCGTTCTGTCGGATCACTCCAAAATCGGCGTCAGCACGTTTTACAAGGTAGCGGACCTGCGGGAAACGGAGATCGTCGTCAGCGACGTGCATCCGCCGGAGGAGTGGGCGAACAAACTGGAAGCAACAGGCGTGAACTGGATAGTGGCCGAGTGA
- the phnX gene encoding phosphonoacetaldehyde hydrolase, with the protein MIQAVIFDWAGTTVDYGCFAPLDVFLEVFKKRGIEVTHEEAREPMGMLKWDHIDTMLKMDRIANLWKAKYGRLPEKKDVDMLYADFEPMLFSILKNYTTPIPGVLELVARLRAAGIKIGSTTGYTAEMMAVVAPEAKKKGYAPDSMVTPSEMPAGRPLPWMCYQNAINLDVHPMKHIIKVGDTTSDIKEAVAAGAWAVGVIKGSSELGMTEREVQECDPDVLYDRMEAVAKRFKAVGADYVIESIGELDTLIPKINLRLAQKER; encoded by the coding sequence ATGATTCAAGCAGTGATCTTTGACTGGGCCGGAACAACCGTTGACTATGGATGCTTCGCGCCCCTCGACGTCTTTTTGGAGGTGTTCAAAAAGCGGGGCATCGAAGTCACGCACGAGGAAGCGCGAGAGCCGATGGGGATGCTCAAGTGGGATCACATCGACACGATGCTGAAAATGGACAGGATTGCAAATCTGTGGAAAGCGAAATACGGCAGGCTTCCGGAGAAGAAAGACGTCGACATGCTGTATGCCGATTTCGAGCCGATGCTGTTTTCCATTTTGAAAAACTACACCACTCCGATACCGGGAGTGCTGGAGCTGGTGGCGCGGCTGCGGGCCGCCGGCATCAAAATCGGATCGACTACGGGATACACGGCGGAGATGATGGCCGTCGTGGCGCCGGAAGCCAAGAAGAAGGGATACGCTCCCGACTCGATGGTCACGCCCAGCGAGATGCCGGCTGGACGGCCCTTGCCCTGGATGTGCTATCAAAACGCGATCAACCTGGACGTCCACCCCATGAAGCACATCATCAAGGTGGGAGACACCACCAGCGATATTAAAGAAGCGGTGGCAGCCGGGGCATGGGCCGTCGGAGTGATCAAGGGGAGCAGCGAGCTGGGCATGACCGAACGGGAAGTGCAGGAATGCGACCCCGATGTTCTGTACGACAGAATGGAGGCGGTGGCCAAGCGCTTCAAGGCGGTCGGAGCCGACTATGTGATTGAATCCATCGGCGAGCTGGATACGCTCATCCCGAAAATCAACCTGCGCCTGGCGCAAAAGGAGAGATGA
- a CDS encoding response regulator gives MRFYIVDDDEAVRLMLTEIIEDEDLGEVVGEAEDGSLLDGHMLAMRNVDILLIDLLMPTQDGIETIRKIRPAFKGKIIMISQVESKELIAKAYSLGSEYYIIKPVNRIEVVTIISKVMEKIRLEKSIQDIHKTLNAVFQKDPSPAGQQAASEGKQIRETGHYLLGELGISGDIGSHDLLDIVEYLHQFEQKHTFRSGFPALKEIFWEVAQARLDEPADEQQLGKVVKASEQRVRRAIYQSLNHLASLGLADVSNWKFEKYASQFFDFTSVWKRMGELKDNASGSGSSIRINMKKFIQALYTEAKRMQTEG, from the coding sequence ATGCGGTTTTACATCGTGGATGATGATGAGGCTGTCCGGCTGATGTTGACGGAAATCATCGAAGACGAGGATTTGGGAGAGGTCGTGGGGGAGGCGGAGGACGGGTCGCTCCTCGACGGGCACATGCTGGCCATGCGGAATGTGGACATTTTGCTGATCGATTTGCTGATGCCGACCCAGGACGGAATCGAGACCATTCGCAAGATCAGGCCGGCCTTCAAGGGGAAGATCATCATGATCTCGCAAGTGGAATCGAAGGAGCTGATCGCGAAGGCATACTCGCTGGGCAGCGAATACTACATCATCAAACCGGTCAACCGAATCGAGGTGGTGACCATCATCTCCAAGGTAATGGAGAAAATTCGCCTGGAGAAGTCCATCCAGGATATCCACAAAACCTTGAACGCCGTTTTTCAGAAAGATCCGTCCCCCGCCGGTCAGCAAGCGGCCTCCGAAGGCAAACAGATCCGGGAGACAGGCCACTATCTCTTGGGGGAATTGGGCATCTCGGGGGACATCGGGAGTCATGACCTTTTGGACATCGTGGAGTATCTCCATCAGTTTGAACAAAAGCATACGTTCAGAAGCGGATTTCCAGCCCTGAAGGAAATTTTTTGGGAGGTCGCGCAAGCCAGGCTGGACGAGCCCGCAGATGAGCAGCAATTGGGGAAGGTAGTCAAAGCCTCCGAGCAGCGGGTGAGGCGGGCCATTTATCAGTCCTTGAATCATTTGGCTTCGCTTGGCCTTGCGGATGTGTCCAACTGGAAATTTGAAAAATACGCGTCCCAATTTTTCGACTTCACCAGCGTGTGGAAGCGGATGGGGGAGCTGAAAGACAACGCGTCCGGGTCAGGCTCGTCCATCCGGATCAACATGAAAAAATTCATTCAAGCCCTTTATACGGAAGCAAAACGAATGCAGACGGAAGGGTAA
- the phnW gene encoding 2-aminoethylphosphonate--pyruvate transaminase, whose amino-acid sequence MKLTQLPDNPYLLLTPGPLSTSKGVKAAMLRDWCTWDSEYNDLVQVIRRKLVGLAEASQDDYTAVLMQGSGSFSVEAVVGSAVPADGKLVVMTNGAYGNRLAQMAQVLKIETQVIDFGEVAAAEADALQKALEQDPKITHVAVVHCETTTGMLNPIAEVAKVAKAHGKVLIVDAMSSFGGVPIDVPGLGIDFLISSANKCIQGVPGFGFVVAKIDELKKCSGQARSLSLDLYDQWDTMEKHNGKWRYTSPTHVVRAFYQALAELEEEGGVEKRCVRYRENQRTLVEGMEKLGFVTLLPKELQSPIITSFYYPDSPAFTFAAFYERLKKEGFVIYPGKISVADTFRIGNIGEVYPHDMKRLVQAVEQNLFW is encoded by the coding sequence ATGAAACTCACGCAATTGCCCGACAATCCGTACCTCTTGTTGACCCCGGGTCCGCTGTCGACCTCAAAGGGTGTAAAGGCGGCCATGCTGCGAGACTGGTGCACGTGGGACAGCGAGTACAACGATCTGGTCCAGGTGATTCGGCGCAAGCTGGTCGGTTTGGCCGAAGCAAGCCAGGACGATTACACCGCCGTTCTCATGCAAGGCAGCGGCAGCTTTTCCGTAGAAGCGGTAGTCGGCTCGGCCGTGCCGGCGGACGGCAAGCTGGTCGTAATGACCAACGGAGCCTACGGCAATCGGCTGGCCCAGATGGCTCAGGTGCTGAAAATCGAGACGCAGGTCATCGACTTTGGCGAAGTGGCCGCTGCCGAGGCGGATGCTTTGCAGAAGGCGTTGGAGCAGGATCCGAAGATCACTCACGTGGCGGTGGTGCATTGCGAGACGACGACCGGCATGCTCAATCCGATCGCAGAGGTCGCGAAGGTGGCGAAAGCGCATGGAAAAGTGCTGATCGTCGACGCGATGAGCAGCTTCGGCGGCGTCCCGATCGATGTGCCCGGCCTGGGAATCGACTTTCTGATCAGCAGCGCCAACAAGTGCATCCAGGGAGTGCCCGGCTTTGGGTTCGTTGTGGCAAAGATCGACGAACTGAAAAAATGCAGTGGCCAGGCGCGGTCCCTCTCGCTTGATCTGTACGACCAGTGGGACACGATGGAAAAGCATAACGGCAAGTGGCGCTACACTTCGCCTACCCACGTCGTTCGCGCGTTTTACCAGGCGCTGGCGGAGCTGGAGGAGGAGGGCGGCGTGGAAAAGCGCTGCGTCCGGTACCGGGAAAACCAACGCACACTGGTAGAAGGCATGGAGAAGCTCGGCTTCGTCACGCTGCTGCCCAAAGAGCTGCAGTCGCCGATCATCACTTCCTTTTACTATCCGGACAGTCCGGCGTTCACGTTTGCGGCGTTTTACGAACGCTTGAAAAAGGAAGGCTTCGTGATCTATCCGGGAAAAATCTCCGTGGCGGACACATTCCGCATCGGCAATATCGGTGAGGTATATCCGCACGACATGAAGCGGCTGGTACAGGCGGTCGAGCAAAACCTGTTCTGGTAG
- a CDS encoding glutaminase — protein MVQTGTVEDRKQGVQRWESLDKWVAECRSMSKNGACASYIPALKRVDPGQLGICIIEPDGNMTVSGDWEASFTMQSISKVISLIAACCHHGIPYVLERVDVEPTGDAFNSIIRLEMHKPGKPFNPMINAGAITVASLLPGKTFDQKLTYANRIFQNLTGAQPTVNEEVYRSEWETSHRNRALSHYLKDTGYLECEVEEALEVYLKLCSIEVDTRQIALIGLILALDGFHPLRHEQVLPKQVVKLAKALMLTCGMYDASGKFAAHVGLPAKSGVSGGIMTMAPPKSNAASPFPNGCGIGLFGPAIDECGNSVAGVQLLQRLASEWDLSIF, from the coding sequence ATGGTTCAAACAGGTACGGTAGAGGACAGGAAGCAGGGTGTGCAACGATGGGAGAGTTTGGACAAATGGGTGGCAGAATGCCGTTCGATGTCCAAAAACGGAGCATGCGCGAGCTACATCCCCGCATTGAAACGGGTAGATCCCGGACAACTGGGCATCTGCATCATCGAGCCTGACGGAAACATGACCGTCTCAGGCGATTGGGAAGCCTCTTTTACAATGCAAAGCATTTCAAAGGTGATCAGCTTGATTGCCGCGTGCTGCCATCACGGCATTCCTTATGTGCTGGAGCGCGTAGATGTAGAGCCGACGGGAGACGCGTTCAACTCGATCATTCGCTTGGAAATGCACAAGCCGGGCAAACCCTTCAACCCGATGATCAATGCGGGAGCGATCACGGTCGCTTCGCTTCTCCCGGGGAAGACTTTTGACCAAAAGCTGACGTACGCAAACAGAATTTTCCAAAACCTTACAGGCGCTCAGCCCACGGTGAACGAGGAAGTCTATCGTTCGGAATGGGAAACCTCTCATCGGAACAGAGCCCTTTCCCACTATTTGAAGGATACGGGCTATCTGGAGTGCGAGGTAGAGGAAGCACTGGAGGTCTATCTGAAGCTCTGCTCGATCGAAGTGGATACCCGGCAAATCGCTCTGATCGGACTGATCTTGGCCCTGGACGGCTTCCATCCGCTCCGCCATGAGCAAGTCCTCCCGAAACAGGTCGTCAAGCTGGCCAAGGCCCTGATGCTCACCTGTGGAATGTACGACGCTTCCGGCAAGTTCGCCGCCCATGTCGGACTGCCCGCCAAAAGCGGTGTCTCGGGCGGGATCATGACAATGGCTCCTCCCAAATCGAATGCCGCCTCCCCTTTCCCCAACGGGTGTGGAATCGGGCTGTTCGGACCCGCCATCGACGAATGCGGAAACAGCGTGGCCGGAGTCCAGTTGCTTCAACGTCTCGCGAGTGAATGGGATCTGAGCATTTTTTAA
- a CDS encoding putative 2-aminoethylphosphonate ABC transporter permease subunit, which produces MSTRTVRQKMGRDEWLQKILIAGIVVTLLVSVLLPLGDLFSKAFLSERGEFIGLANFVKYFATPALVQSFGNTMYVSGVTTVLSVALAFLYAFALTRTDMRGKAFFRYVALLPLFAPTMMHGIALTYLFGNQGIITTGFFGVLPGFDLELYGPLGIILSEVIYTFPQAYLIMAVSLSFADYNLYEAAETMGAGKLRKFLTVTLPNVKYGLISAVFVCFTLSFTDFGAPKVVGGQYNVLATDIYKQVIGQQNTTMGATVGIILILPAILAFIVDRIVERKQNSSVSAKSTPYKITKQRGRDTAFFVYCSLITASIFLMLGTVIFASLIKVWPYDLSLSLTHYDFSKVAGEGMQPFWNSLLVSFYSAVAGTIITFINAYLIEKTRFLKGLRQVGYFLSILPLALPGLVIGLAYIYFFNHPDNPLNWMYGSIMILVLANLIHFYAVPFISATTALKKLDKEFELASESMGVPFYVTFWRVTVPMSLPAILENAVYYFINSMVTISAVVFLYSADFKLASVSIVNMDDAGDVAPAAAMSVLIVLTNVVVRVVYEVGTKKWREKTGAWQKR; this is translated from the coding sequence ATGAGCACCCGCACTGTTCGGCAAAAGATGGGCCGGGATGAATGGCTGCAAAAGATTTTGATCGCCGGCATCGTCGTCACCCTGCTTGTCAGCGTGCTGCTGCCGCTCGGGGATTTGTTCAGCAAAGCGTTCCTGAGCGAGCGCGGCGAGTTCATCGGGCTGGCCAACTTCGTCAAGTACTTTGCGACTCCGGCGCTCGTCCAGTCCTTCGGCAACACGATGTACGTCTCCGGGGTCACCACGGTGTTATCGGTTGCGCTCGCGTTTCTGTACGCTTTCGCCCTGACCCGGACCGATATGAGAGGAAAGGCGTTTTTCCGCTACGTCGCCTTGCTGCCGCTCTTTGCGCCTACCATGATGCACGGGATCGCGCTGACCTACCTGTTCGGCAACCAGGGAATCATTACGACCGGCTTTTTCGGAGTCTTGCCCGGCTTCGACCTGGAGCTGTACGGGCCGCTGGGAATCATCCTGTCGGAGGTGATCTACACCTTTCCGCAGGCGTACCTGATCATGGCGGTATCGCTTTCCTTTGCGGACTACAACCTGTACGAAGCGGCGGAGACGATGGGGGCGGGCAAGCTGCGCAAGTTTCTCACCGTGACACTGCCCAACGTCAAATACGGCTTGATCAGCGCCGTCTTCGTCTGCTTTACCTTGAGCTTTACGGATTTCGGAGCCCCCAAGGTAGTCGGCGGGCAGTACAACGTGCTCGCGACGGACATTTACAAGCAAGTGATCGGGCAGCAAAACACGACAATGGGCGCGACCGTAGGAATTATTTTGATCCTGCCGGCCATTCTCGCCTTCATCGTAGACCGGATCGTGGAGCGCAAGCAAAACTCCTCCGTCTCGGCCAAGTCCACACCGTACAAGATCACGAAACAGCGGGGACGGGACACAGCCTTCTTCGTCTACTGCTCGCTGATCACGGCCTCGATCTTCCTGATGCTGGGGACGGTGATCTTCGCCTCGCTGATCAAGGTCTGGCCGTACGACCTGAGCCTGTCGCTTACGCATTACGACTTTTCCAAGGTGGCAGGAGAAGGAATGCAGCCGTTCTGGAACAGCCTGCTCGTCTCCTTTTACAGCGCAGTGGCCGGCACAATCATTACCTTCATCAATGCGTACCTGATAGAAAAGACACGCTTTCTGAAAGGGCTGCGCCAGGTCGGATACTTCCTTTCCATCCTGCCGCTCGCCCTGCCGGGTCTGGTGATCGGTCTGGCTTACATTTACTTCTTTAACCATCCGGACAATCCGCTGAACTGGATGTACGGCTCGATCATGATCCTGGTGCTGGCCAATCTCATTCACTTTTACGCCGTACCGTTCATCTCGGCAACGACCGCGCTGAAAAAACTGGACAAGGAATTCGAGCTCGCCTCCGAGTCGATGGGCGTTCCATTCTATGTCACGTTTTGGCGGGTGACGGTGCCGATGTCGCTGCCAGCCATCCTGGAAAACGCCGTCTACTACTTCATCAACTCCATGGTGACCATCTCAGCCGTCGTCTTTCTGTACTCGGCCGATTTCAAACTCGCCTCCGTCTCCATCGTCAATATGGACGACGCCGGGGATGTGGCTCCCGCAGCCGCGATGTCCGTGCTGATCGTCCTGACCAATGTAGTGGTGCGGGTCGTCTACGAGGTCGGCACGAAAAAATGGAGAGAGAAGACAGGGGCATGGCAAAAAAGATAA
- a CDS encoding BMC domain-containing protein encodes MFENGYALGMIETVGFPALVAATDAAAKAADVRCVTYQGADAGIVTIYVVGDVASVTAAVAAGEAEARRVGELRHSRVIPRPEQSVMQMVLQQLEKEKGKQPVKPSKPKNSQQATTTQTSKEE; translated from the coding sequence ATGTTCGAAAACGGCTACGCCTTGGGGATGATCGAGACGGTGGGCTTTCCCGCTCTGGTGGCGGCGACCGACGCAGCCGCAAAAGCCGCTGATGTCCGCTGTGTCACCTACCAAGGGGCGGATGCGGGAATTGTCACGATCTACGTGGTTGGAGACGTCGCATCCGTAACGGCGGCCGTCGCCGCAGGAGAAGCGGAGGCGAGACGGGTAGGAGAGCTGCGCCACTCCCGCGTCATCCCGAGGCCAGAACAAAGCGTCATGCAGATGGTGCTGCAGCAGCTGGAGAAAGAAAAAGGCAAGCAGCCTGTGAAGCCGAGCAAACCGAAAAACAGCCAGCAGGCGACGACTACGCAAACAAGCAAGGAGGAATAG
- a CDS encoding sensor histidine kinase: protein MLVTVPLAGELKFYPVNETFRISFGAPTFFFFLLLFQNTPAIVPGFLTGAVVVAFRILLDLAGNAPFAFSASIEAHYSAFFFYFTYAALFQLVRMERFHDRTLLVAGIGMIIEVLADLMELFVQRWVFHTIITWAGLQEMMTIALSHSFIVLSFLNMMKLYEAQSREKQTRMQNEHMLLLVSNLYEESIHLKKTLQNAENITVKSFDLYQGLQELRQSSQAISDEWVRQALIISGEVHEIKKDNQRIFAGLSKLISEESLADYMDIHQLVEIIIRSNRKYAGLLEKDIQFNSVIAGSHPPYHVFTVLSLINNMVANAVEAISGQGAISIKVEREGDWVTIRVSDNGPGVSPRRKRLIFKPGFTTKYDRLGNPSTGIGLSYVKEMVEQLRGDISVQDGEAGEGTTFQIRLRVEHFMQKE, encoded by the coding sequence ATGCTGGTGACGGTTCCTCTCGCAGGGGAATTAAAGTTCTATCCCGTCAACGAAACCTTTCGGATCAGCTTTGGAGCTCCTACCTTTTTCTTTTTCCTGCTGTTGTTTCAAAACACGCCGGCTATAGTGCCGGGTTTTCTGACCGGGGCAGTCGTGGTGGCGTTCCGCATCCTCCTGGACCTGGCGGGCAATGCGCCGTTTGCCTTCTCCGCTTCCATAGAGGCCCATTACTCCGCCTTTTTCTTTTACTTCACGTACGCCGCCCTGTTTCAGTTGGTCAGGATGGAACGGTTTCACGACCGGACATTGCTCGTCGCCGGTATCGGGATGATTATCGAAGTGCTGGCAGACCTGATGGAGCTGTTCGTCCAGCGCTGGGTCTTCCATACGATCATCACATGGGCGGGGCTCCAGGAGATGATGACGATCGCGCTTTCCCACAGCTTTATTGTCCTGAGCTTTTTGAACATGATGAAGCTCTACGAAGCGCAATCGCGGGAAAAGCAGACCAGGATGCAAAATGAGCACATGCTGCTGCTCGTCTCCAATTTGTACGAAGAATCGATTCACCTCAAAAAAACATTGCAAAACGCGGAAAACATCACGGTCAAATCCTTTGATTTATACCAGGGGTTGCAGGAGCTGCGCCAATCCTCCCAAGCCATATCCGATGAGTGGGTAAGGCAGGCGCTCATCATTTCCGGCGAAGTTCATGAAATCAAAAAAGACAACCAGCGCATTTTTGCCGGGCTGTCCAAGCTCATTTCCGAAGAGAGCCTGGCGGATTATATGGACATCCATCAGCTCGTGGAAATCATCATCCGCTCGAACCGGAAGTATGCGGGACTGCTGGAGAAGGACATCCAATTCAACAGCGTGATCGCAGGCAGCCATCCCCCGTATCACGTGTTCACCGTGCTGTCGCTCATCAACAACATGGTGGCCAACGCGGTCGAGGCGATTTCAGGACAAGGTGCGATCTCGATCAAGGTGGAGAGGGAAGGGGACTGGGTGACCATCAGGGTCAGCGACAACGGCCCCGGCGTTTCGCCCAGACGTAAACGGCTGATCTTCAAGCCTGGCTTTACCACGAAGTACGATCGCCTGGGAAATCCCTCCACGGGAATCGGGCTGTCCTACGTGAAGGAAATGGTGGAGCAGCTTCGTGGCGACATTTCTGTTCAGGATGGGGAAGCGGGTGAGGGGACGACTTTCCAAATTCGCTTGCGAGTCGAACATTTCATGCAGAAAGAGTGA
- a CDS encoding BMC domain-containing protein translates to MGDALGMVETKGLIGAVEAADAMVKAANVKLIGKVHVGGGLVTVMVRGDVGAVKASTDAGAAAAEKVGELVSVHVIPRPHTDIELILPKLEQSQ, encoded by the coding sequence ATGGGAGATGCACTGGGCATGGTGGAAACGAAGGGGCTGATCGGAGCGGTGGAGGCCGCTGACGCGATGGTCAAGGCGGCAAACGTCAAACTGATCGGCAAGGTGCACGTCGGCGGCGGGCTGGTCACCGTCATGGTGCGGGGCGATGTGGGAGCGGTCAAGGCATCGACGGATGCCGGGGCTGCCGCGGCGGAAAAGGTAGGCGAACTGGTCTCTGTCCATGTCATCCCGCGGCCACATACGGATATTGAGCTGATTTTGCCCAA
- a CDS encoding putative 2-aminoethylphosphonate ABC transporter substrate-binding protein, protein MKKWYSSFFAGVMLVAALTGCGQSSSPASGGKSGSSELTVYTALEDDQIKAYVEAFNKAHPEIKLNIVRDSTGVIVAKLIAEKDNPQADVVWGTAATELLGADLQGALEPYSPKGIERIDPEFKDSREPAHWVGIDAFETAFVVNTKELEKRSLPIPKSYADLIKPEYKGMIVMPNPSSSGTGFFTVLAWLELQGDGEAWSYMDKLHENIAVYTHSGSKPAKMAASGEYPIGISFGYRGITEKKKGAPLEIVFPQEGAGWDVEANALVKKPQIKPEAKTFLDWAITDDAMKEYNKNFAIITLKDAGGGIPEGYTKDPKSQLVKNDLNKAAADRAGILAEWDKRYSTKSEPKQ, encoded by the coding sequence ATGAAAAAATGGTACAGCTCTTTCTTCGCAGGTGTAATGCTTGTGGCGGCACTGACAGGGTGCGGTCAGTCTTCCAGCCCGGCTTCCGGCGGCAAATCGGGCTCTTCGGAGCTGACGGTGTACACGGCTCTCGAGGACGATCAGATCAAGGCGTACGTCGAGGCGTTCAACAAGGCGCATCCAGAGATCAAGCTGAATATTGTCCGGGACTCGACAGGCGTCATCGTCGCCAAGCTGATTGCCGAAAAGGACAACCCGCAAGCGGACGTCGTCTGGGGAACAGCAGCGACCGAACTGCTCGGTGCGGATTTGCAGGGCGCGCTCGAGCCGTACTCTCCCAAAGGAATCGAGAGGATCGACCCCGAGTTCAAGGATTCCAGAGAGCCGGCGCACTGGGTAGGCATCGACGCGTTTGAGACGGCCTTCGTCGTCAACACCAAGGAGCTGGAAAAGCGCAGCCTGCCGATCCCGAAAAGCTACGCCGACCTGATCAAGCCCGAGTACAAAGGCATGATCGTCATGCCCAACCCTTCCTCCTCGGGAACCGGATTCTTCACCGTTCTGGCCTGGCTGGAGCTGCAGGGTGACGGAGAGGCGTGGAGCTACATGGATAAGCTGCACGAAAACATCGCCGTGTACACACACTCCGGATCCAAGCCGGCCAAAATGGCAGCCTCCGGGGAATACCCGATCGGCATTTCCTTCGGCTATCGGGGGATCACGGAGAAGAAGAAAGGAGCGCCGCTCGAGATCGTGTTTCCCCAGGAGGGAGCAGGCTGGGACGTGGAGGCCAACGCGCTTGTGAAAAAGCCGCAAATCAAGCCCGAGGCCAAAACCTTCCTCGACTGGGCGATTACCGACGACGCGATGAAGGAGTACAACAAAAACTTCGCCATCATCACGCTGAAGGACGCAGGCGGCGGCATCCCCGAAGGCTATACGAAAGATCCGAAATCGCAGCTGGTCAAAAACGACCTGAACAAAGCGGCGGCAGACCGGGCCGGCATTCTGGCGGAGTGGGATAAGCGTTACAGCACGAAGAGCGAGCCGAAGCAATGA